A genomic segment from Labrus bergylta chromosome 3, fLabBer1.1, whole genome shotgun sequence encodes:
- the eva1a gene encoding protein eva-1 homolog A produces the protein MSTPTTGSPNMEVEVGSKEMAMISNILAAYTFIADQPERTALVFLGGVSVGLLVTLCAIVFQIHCRADCHYGNSKHAHRRHRHRHHHRRHHNCPHHQPIDSNPDNMAVVTSGGAGPAGDSESEDWDETSDLSARRRRRFERALLHATMFTSAEELDRAQRLEERERILREIWMNGQPDISTVTQSLNRYY, from the exons ATGAGCACTCCGACAACAGGAAGCCCAAAtatggaggtggaggtgggctCCAAGGAGATGGCAATGATCAGCAACATACTGGCAGCCTACACCTTTATTGCAG ATCAGCCTGAGAGGACAGCTCTGGTATTTCTGGGCGGAGTCAGCGTTGGCCTCCTTGTCACACTCTGTGCCATCGTCTTCCAGATACACTGCCGAGCAGACTGTCACTATGGCAACAGTAAACACGCTCATCGTCGCCACAGACACAGGCATCATCACCGTCGCCATCACAACTGTCCCCACCATCAGCCTATTGACAGTAACCCTGATAACATGGCCGTGGTGACCTCTGGAGGGGCGGGGCCTGCAGGGGACAGCGAATCAGAGGACTGGGATGAAACCTCCGACCTGTCGGCACGGAGACGCAGACGCTTTGAGAGAGCTCTGTTGCATGCCACCATGTTTACATCAGCTGAGG aGCTGGACAGGGCCCAGCGGCTAGAAGAGCGTGAACGGATTCTCAGAGAGATCTGGATGAACGGCCAACCAGACATAAGTACAGTCACTCAAAGCCTCAACAGGTATtactga